A region of Staphylococcus sp. IVB6181 DNA encodes the following proteins:
- the noc gene encoding nucleoid occlusion protein, translating to MKKPFSKLFGLTNKDEDMTGYTEEDRNNHVESIQIEKIVPNRYQPRQVFDQTKIDELAESIQEHGLLQPIVVRPIEEGMYEIIAGERRFRAMSSIHMAYADVIIREMTDEETAVVALIENIQRENLSAVEEAEAYQKLLELGDTTQSELAQSVGKSQSFIANKLRLLKLAPKVLSKLAEGKITERHARALLSLSHEEQEEMVQIIIDQHLNVKQTEARVKAKVGPEKVKAQNFQFTKDLTPAKEALQSSFEKIEKSGLRVEQKERDHEDYLEIKIRVYKR from the coding sequence ATGAAAAAGCCTTTTTCTAAACTATTCGGTTTAACAAACAAAGATGAAGATATGACAGGCTATACTGAAGAAGATCGCAATAATCATGTTGAATCTATTCAAATTGAGAAGATTGTGCCTAACCGCTATCAACCAAGACAAGTCTTTGATCAGACGAAGATTGATGAACTTGCGGAATCCATTCAAGAACATGGATTGCTTCAACCGATTGTGGTACGACCGATTGAAGAGGGCATGTATGAAATCATTGCAGGTGAACGCCGTTTTCGTGCTATGAGCAGTATTCATATGGCATACGCGGATGTTATTATTCGCGAGATGACAGATGAAGAAACGGCAGTCGTTGCTTTGATTGAAAATATTCAACGTGAAAATCTATCGGCAGTTGAAGAAGCGGAAGCGTATCAAAAGTTATTAGAACTTGGAGATACAACACAAAGCGAACTCGCACAAAGTGTGGGTAAAAGCCAAAGTTTTATCGCAAACAAGCTACGTTTATTAAAACTTGCGCCAAAAGTGCTTTCTAAACTTGCAGAAGGTAAAATAACAGAACGTCACGCACGTGCATTGCTGAGCTTATCACATGAAGAACAAGAAGAAATGGTTCAAATCATTATTGATCAGCACTTGAATGTGAAACAAACAGAGGCCAGAGTGAAAGCCAAAGTCGGACCTGAAAAAGTCAAAGCACAAAACTTCCAATTCACAAAAGACCTCACACCAGCAAAAGAAGCACTTCAAAGCAGTTTTGAAAAAATAGAGAAAAGCGGACTTCGCGTAGAACAAAAAGAACGCGACCACGAAGACTATTTAGAAATTAAAATAAGAGTGTATAAACGCTAA
- a CDS encoding ISL3 family transposase, which yields MTHCIAKILDYKGKNITFSDDVQEVYFNLVRTLLFKGTLTYTPDCCENCGAVNENHRIVKNGKRKTRIKLMKIQGSPSYLELKKQRFFCRSCHSSFVAKTNFVKKHHNFCNKLALHILYQSHENRSCKGIAYDNNVSSASVIRYINKTANSVKLGPFNELPKHIMVDEFKSVKNVVGKMSFIFCDGDTHQIVDILPDRRKRALFAYFIRFDREVRKRVETVTTDMYSPYISLFKQLFPNAKIILDRFHLVQALNRELNRVRIRIMNEKRHKDGKYYRKLKHYWKLILKPSESLNSTLYKDNKLFPGLESEKSMINFILGESPELKDVYDKVNALRTSIKTNENHKLTHQILKYLKDRNTDGGLKRVLKSFRNFLPEIMNALNHPGRSNGPIETINNNIKVLKRIAYGYRNFYNFRNRILIKFKLLAKKKHRFHTPLPKAA from the coding sequence ATGACACATTGTATAGCAAAAATACTTGATTATAAAGGGAAAAATATTACTTTTTCTGATGATGTTCAGGAAGTTTACTTTAACTTGGTAAGAACTCTACTATTTAAAGGCACTTTGACATACACACCAGATTGTTGTGAAAACTGCGGAGCAGTAAATGAAAACCATAGAATAGTAAAGAATGGTAAAAGAAAAACGAGGATAAAGCTTATGAAGATTCAAGGTAGTCCCAGTTATTTAGAGCTCAAAAAACAAAGGTTCTTTTGTCGTTCATGCCATTCATCATTTGTAGCAAAGACGAATTTTGTGAAAAAGCATCATAATTTCTGTAATAAATTAGCACTGCATATTCTGTATCAAAGCCATGAGAATAGATCTTGCAAAGGCATTGCTTACGATAACAATGTTAGTTCTGCTTCTGTAATACGTTATATTAATAAAACTGCAAATAGTGTTAAGTTAGGTCCATTTAATGAACTGCCCAAACATATCATGGTGGATGAATTCAAAAGTGTTAAAAATGTAGTAGGTAAAATGAGTTTTATATTTTGTGATGGTGATACGCATCAAATCGTAGATATTTTACCTGATCGTAGAAAGCGTGCATTATTTGCTTATTTTATCCGGTTTGATAGAGAAGTAAGAAAAAGAGTTGAAACAGTTACAACCGATATGTACAGCCCATATATTTCTTTATTTAAGCAGTTATTTCCAAATGCGAAAATCATTTTAGATCGATTTCACCTTGTTCAAGCATTAAATAGAGAACTCAATAGAGTTCGTATCAGGATAATGAATGAAAAAAGACATAAGGATGGCAAATACTATAGAAAACTTAAACATTATTGGAAGCTTATTCTTAAACCTTCCGAATCCTTGAATAGTACGCTTTATAAAGATAACAAGCTTTTCCCTGGATTAGAATCAGAAAAATCAATGATAAATTTTATTTTGGGTGAAAGCCCAGAGTTAAAGGATGTCTATGACAAAGTAAATGCGCTTCGTACATCAATAAAGACCAATGAAAATCATAAATTAACTCATCAAATTCTTAAATACCTTAAGGATAGAAATACTGATGGCGGACTTAAAAGAGTACTTAAAAGCTTTAGAAATTTTTTACCAGAAATTATGAATGCATTAAATCATCCTGGTCGCTCAAACGGCCCTATAGAAACTATAAATAACAACATTAAAGTACTAAAAAGAATCGCTTATGGATACAGAAATTTCTATAACTTCAGAAATAGAATTCTAATCAAATTCAAGCTATTAGCTAAGAAAAAACATCGCTTCCATACCCCATTGCCTAAAGCAGCTTAA
- the rsmG gene encoding 16S rRNA (guanine(527)-N(7))-methyltransferase RsmG, whose translation MSVEWLADKLESHGITLNDQQKQQFQTYYKMLVEWNEKMNLTSITDEEEVYLKHFYDSITAAFYIDMTKELSICDVGAGAGFPSIPLKIVFPQLKVTIVDSLNKRIQFLNHLADALELTGVSFVHERAENFGNTRGDNRESYDIVTARAVARLTVLSELCLPLVKTGGHFVAMKSSKGEEELEEARFAIGVFGGRVEAVETFELPDDAGERQMIIIEKRSKTPKKYPRKAGTPNKSPLLK comes from the coding sequence ATGAGTGTTGAATGGTTGGCTGATAAGCTAGAATCACATGGTATTACTTTGAACGACCAACAAAAACAACAGTTTCAAACTTATTACAAAATGCTGGTTGAATGGAACGAAAAGATGAATTTAACAAGTATCACGGATGAAGAAGAAGTGTACTTGAAGCACTTTTATGATTCCATCACAGCCGCATTTTATATAGATATGACAAAAGAACTCAGCATCTGTGATGTAGGCGCAGGTGCAGGGTTCCCAAGTATCCCGCTAAAAATTGTCTTTCCGCAGTTGAAAGTAACAATTGTGGATTCGCTTAACAAACGTATTCAATTCTTAAATCATCTTGCGGATGCTTTAGAATTAACAGGTGTGAGCTTTGTCCATGAGCGTGCTGAAAACTTCGGCAATACACGCGGAGACAACCGGGAGTCTTATGATATTGTGACAGCCCGTGCCGTTGCACGTTTAACAGTACTCAGCGAGTTATGCTTGCCGCTGGTTAAGACAGGCGGACACTTTGTGGCAATGAAATCTTCAAAAGGCGAAGAGGAACTTGAAGAAGCCCGATTTGCGATTGGTGTGTTTGGAGGAAGAGTCGAAGCGGTAGAAACCTTTGAACTGCCGGATGATGCAGGCGAACGCCAAATGATTATCATCGAAAAGCGCAGTAAAACACCTAAAAAGTATCCTAGAAAAGCAGGTACGCCTAATAAATCTCCTTTACTAAAATAA